One genomic region from Xenopus laevis strain J_2021 chromosome 2L, Xenopus_laevis_v10.1, whole genome shotgun sequence encodes:
- the LOC108707864 gene encoding MORC family CW-type zinc finger protein 3 isoform X2 has product MAADKGIRLSALNPKFLHTNSTSHTWPFSAFAELIDNAYDPDVNAKHIWIDQTAIKNNICLTFADDGNGMTLDKLYKMLSFGFSDKHEVKGHHPIGLYGNGFKSGSMWLGKDAIVFTKNKSGMHVGMLSQSYLEKINAQHVLVPIISFNEQRQLVQTPDSEANLQAITTYSLLNSEPELLAELDAITGPKGTRIIIWNLRRDTSGETEFDFETDEYDIRIPAETDGMNENYRMQERVNQTAPDCDFSLRAYCKILYLKPRMQIILRGQKVQTQLVAKNLAYTEKDVYKPKCLPSLIIKITFGYNCRNKEHYGIMMYHKNRLIKAYKRVGCQLQANNMGVGVVGVVECNFLKPIHNKQDFDDTKVYRLTLAALGTKLNDYWIEMKAKKRSDPLSRPVEDIQKTPDQKWVQCDDCLKWRKLPDGVAVSKKDTWSCKFNTDPRFRDCSVPEEPEDDDITQCTYEKTQKGRNCSVTEEPGAPDDDDIPHSSNGKTSKRRNSKQLQQVTPNKRRPPSERYFCLNDFQLFQETGMSKSSEQLQQVTPAVPNTPPNWEMQPSLSSNERPFVPNQCQETDINQSYIPPLSNENTPTKQKPIGSETSALLQGSGDDDDDVIIIEDKGTSSSSVAPENKNYELHVKREENGGYDCNGIAQREMGTPQEAHDQESSKHTTDQEKESLKKYCGELFVKVKGLEEKVSDLENKYEQACKEINRLKECKVLQNLKEEPGTETQKPAEKNSNVDDMSLQLNGSSTEHD; this is encoded by the exons CTAAACCCCAAGTTCCTGCACACCAACTCCACAAGTCACACGTGGCCTTTCAGCGCATTCGCTGAACTTATAG ATAATGCCTATGATCCTGATGTTAATGCCAAGCACATATGGATTGACCAAACAgccattaaaaacaatatatgtcTGACATTTGCAGATGATGGAAATGGCATGACTCTTGATAAGTTGTATAAGATGCTCAG CTTTGGTTTCAGTGATAAACATGAAGTAAAGGGCCATCATCCAATCGGACTTTATGGAAATGGTTTTAAGTCAGGATCCATGTGGCTGGGAAAAGACGCCATTGTCttcaccaaaaataaatctgGCATGCATGTGGGCATGTTATCCCAATCTTACTTGGAGAAGATCAATGCGCAGCACGTCCTGGTCCCGATTATATCGTTCAATGAACAAA GGCAGCTTGTACAGACGCCTGACTCTGAGGCAAATCTACAGGCAATAACCACTTACTCTCTGCTGAACAGTGAGCCAGAGCTCTTAGCTGAACTGGATGCCATTACTGGCCCAAAGGGAACGAGGATCATTATCTGGAACCTGAGAAG GGACACAAGTGGAGAGACAGAATTTGACTTTGAGACTGATGAATATGATATTCGGATTCCTGCAGAGACTGATGGGATGAATGAAAACTATAGGATGCAGGAAAGAGTGAACCAGACGGCCCCTGACTGTGACTTTTCTTTGAGA GCTTACTGTAAAATTTTGTATCTGAAACCAAGGATGCAGATTATTTTGAGAGGACAAAAGGTTCAGACACAGTTGGTCGCTAAAAACCTGGCTTATACAGAAAAAGATGTCTACAAGCCCAAATGTTTGCCA TCCTTGATCATAAAAATCACATTTGGATACAACTGCCGGAACAAGGAGCATTACGGAATAATGATGTACCATAAAAACAGGCTCATTAAGGCTTATAAAAGAGTTGGCTGCCAATTACAG GCTAATAATATGGGAGTTGGAGTTGTTGGTGTCGTCGAGTGCAACTTTCTAAAGCCCATACACAATAAGCAGGATTTTGATGATACAAAAGTCTACag GCTTACCCTGGCTGCATTAGGTACTAAACTGAATGATTACTGGAttgaaatgaaagcaaaaaagaGATCTGACCCCCTAAGTCGTCCTGTagaagatataca GAAAACACCTGACCAAAAATGGGTTCAGTGTGATGATTGTCTGAAATGGAGGAAACTGCCGGATGGAGTGGCAGTTTCAAAAAAAGACACCTGGTCCTGCAAGTTCAACACAGACCCGCGGTTCAG AGATTGTTCTGTGCCTGAGGAGCCTGAAGATGATGATATTACCCAGTGCACATATGAGAAGACCCAGAAGGGAAG AAACTGTTCTGTGACTGAGGAGCCTGGAGCtcctgatgatgatgatattcccCACTCTTCTAATGGGAAGACCAGTAAGAGAAG gaattCTAAACAGCTTCAGCAG GTGACGCCAAACAAACGTAGACCGCCTTCTGAAAGATATTTTTGTCTGAATGATTTTCAGCTATTCCAGGAGACTGGTATGAGTAAAAG TTCCGAACAGCTTCAGCAG GTGACACCAGCTGTACCAAATACACCACCGAATTGGGAAATGCAGCCATCTCTGAGTTCAAATGAAAGGCCTTTTGTGCCAAATCAATGTCAGGAGACTGATATCAACCAAAG TTATATACCTCCGTTATCAAATGAGAACACACCTACGAAGCAAAAGCCCATTGGATCAGAAACATCTGCTCTTCTTCAAGGGAgcggtgatgatgatgatgatgttatcATAATAGAAGATAAAGGTACCAGTTCAAGTTCGGTTGCCCCTGAAAATAAGAATTATGAGTTACatgttaaaagagaagaaaatggggGCTATGATTGTAATGGAATAGCCCAACGTGAAATGGGAACCCCACAAGAAGCCCATGACCAGGAAAGTTCCAAGCACACCACTGACCAAGAAAAAGAAAGTCTGAAAAAGTACTGCGGAGAGCTGTTTGTCAAGGTAAAAGGTTTAGAAGAGAAGGTCTCAGATCTGGAGAACAAATATGAACAGGCCTGTAAAGAAATCAACAGGCTGAAAGAGTGCAAGGTGCTGCAGAATCTGAAGGAAGAGCCAGGCACAGAGACCCAGAAACCAGCAGAGAAGAACAGCAACGTGGATGATATGTCTCTGCAGCTGAATGGATCTTCCACTGAACATGATTAG
- the LOC108707864 gene encoding MORC family CW-type zinc finger protein 3 isoform X3 encodes MAADKGIRLSALNPKFLHTNSTSHTWPFSAFAELIDNAYDPDVNAKHIWIDQTAIKNNICLTFADDGNGMTLDKLYKMLSFGFSDKHEVKGHHPIGLYGNGFKSGSMWLGKDAIVFTKNKSGMHVGMLSQSYLEKINAQHVLVPIISFNEQRQLVQTPDSEANLQAITTYSLLNSEPELLAELDAITGPKGTRIIIWNLRRDTSGETEFDFETDEYDIRIPAETDGMNENYRMQERVNQTAPDCDFSLRAYCKILYLKPRMQIILRGQKVQTQLVAKNLAYTEKDVYKPKCLPSLIIKITFGYNCRNKEHYGIMMYHKNRLIKAYKRVGCQLQANNMGVGVVGVVECNFLKPIHNKQDFDDTKVYRLTLAALGTKLNDYWIEMKAKKRSDPLSRPVEDIQKTPDQKWVQCDDCLKWRKLPDGVAVSKKDTWSCKFNTDPRFRDCSVPEEPEDDDITQCTYEKTQKGRNCSVTEEPGAPDDDDIPHSSNGKTSKRRNSKQLQQVTPNKRRPPSERYFCLNDFQLFQETGMSKSYIPPLSNENTPTKQKPIGSETSALLQGSGDDDDDVIIIEDKGTSSSSVAPENKNYELHVKREENGGYDCNGIAQREMGTPQEAHDQESSKHTTDQEKESLKKYCGELFVKVKGLEEKVSDLENKYEQACKEINRLKECKVLQNLKEEPGTETQKPAEKNSNVDDMSLQLNGSSTEHD; translated from the exons CTAAACCCCAAGTTCCTGCACACCAACTCCACAAGTCACACGTGGCCTTTCAGCGCATTCGCTGAACTTATAG ATAATGCCTATGATCCTGATGTTAATGCCAAGCACATATGGATTGACCAAACAgccattaaaaacaatatatgtcTGACATTTGCAGATGATGGAAATGGCATGACTCTTGATAAGTTGTATAAGATGCTCAG CTTTGGTTTCAGTGATAAACATGAAGTAAAGGGCCATCATCCAATCGGACTTTATGGAAATGGTTTTAAGTCAGGATCCATGTGGCTGGGAAAAGACGCCATTGTCttcaccaaaaataaatctgGCATGCATGTGGGCATGTTATCCCAATCTTACTTGGAGAAGATCAATGCGCAGCACGTCCTGGTCCCGATTATATCGTTCAATGAACAAA GGCAGCTTGTACAGACGCCTGACTCTGAGGCAAATCTACAGGCAATAACCACTTACTCTCTGCTGAACAGTGAGCCAGAGCTCTTAGCTGAACTGGATGCCATTACTGGCCCAAAGGGAACGAGGATCATTATCTGGAACCTGAGAAG GGACACAAGTGGAGAGACAGAATTTGACTTTGAGACTGATGAATATGATATTCGGATTCCTGCAGAGACTGATGGGATGAATGAAAACTATAGGATGCAGGAAAGAGTGAACCAGACGGCCCCTGACTGTGACTTTTCTTTGAGA GCTTACTGTAAAATTTTGTATCTGAAACCAAGGATGCAGATTATTTTGAGAGGACAAAAGGTTCAGACACAGTTGGTCGCTAAAAACCTGGCTTATACAGAAAAAGATGTCTACAAGCCCAAATGTTTGCCA TCCTTGATCATAAAAATCACATTTGGATACAACTGCCGGAACAAGGAGCATTACGGAATAATGATGTACCATAAAAACAGGCTCATTAAGGCTTATAAAAGAGTTGGCTGCCAATTACAG GCTAATAATATGGGAGTTGGAGTTGTTGGTGTCGTCGAGTGCAACTTTCTAAAGCCCATACACAATAAGCAGGATTTTGATGATACAAAAGTCTACag GCTTACCCTGGCTGCATTAGGTACTAAACTGAATGATTACTGGAttgaaatgaaagcaaaaaagaGATCTGACCCCCTAAGTCGTCCTGTagaagatataca GAAAACACCTGACCAAAAATGGGTTCAGTGTGATGATTGTCTGAAATGGAGGAAACTGCCGGATGGAGTGGCAGTTTCAAAAAAAGACACCTGGTCCTGCAAGTTCAACACAGACCCGCGGTTCAG AGATTGTTCTGTGCCTGAGGAGCCTGAAGATGATGATATTACCCAGTGCACATATGAGAAGACCCAGAAGGGAAG AAACTGTTCTGTGACTGAGGAGCCTGGAGCtcctgatgatgatgatattcccCACTCTTCTAATGGGAAGACCAGTAAGAGAAG gaattCTAAACAGCTTCAGCAG GTGACGCCAAACAAACGTAGACCGCCTTCTGAAAGATATTTTTGTCTGAATGATTTTCAGCTATTCCAGGAGACTGGTATGAGTAAAAG TTATATACCTCCGTTATCAAATGAGAACACACCTACGAAGCAAAAGCCCATTGGATCAGAAACATCTGCTCTTCTTCAAGGGAgcggtgatgatgatgatgatgttatcATAATAGAAGATAAAGGTACCAGTTCAAGTTCGGTTGCCCCTGAAAATAAGAATTATGAGTTACatgttaaaagagaagaaaatggggGCTATGATTGTAATGGAATAGCCCAACGTGAAATGGGAACCCCACAAGAAGCCCATGACCAGGAAAGTTCCAAGCACACCACTGACCAAGAAAAAGAAAGTCTGAAAAAGTACTGCGGAGAGCTGTTTGTCAAGGTAAAAGGTTTAGAAGAGAAGGTCTCAGATCTGGAGAACAAATATGAACAGGCCTGTAAAGAAATCAACAGGCTGAAAGAGTGCAAGGTGCTGCAGAATCTGAAGGAAGAGCCAGGCACAGAGACCCAGAAACCAGCAGAGAAGAACAGCAACGTGGATGATATGTCTCTGCAGCTGAATGGATCTTCCACTGAACATGATTAG
- the LOC108707864 gene encoding MORC family CW-type zinc finger protein 3 isoform X4 has protein sequence MWLGKDAIVFTKNKSGMHVGMLSQSYLEKINAQHVLVPIISFNEQRQLVQTPDSEANLQAITTYSLLNSEPELLAELDAITGPKGTRIIIWNLRRDTSGETEFDFETDEYDIRIPAETDGMNENYRMQERVNQTAPDCDFSLRAYCKILYLKPRMQIILRGQKVQTQLVAKNLAYTEKDVYKPKCLPSLIIKITFGYNCRNKEHYGIMMYHKNRLIKAYKRVGCQLQANNMGVGVVGVVECNFLKPIHNKQDFDDTKVYRLTLAALGTKLNDYWIEMKAKKRSDPLSRPVEDIQKTPDQKWVQCDDCLKWRKLPDGVAVSKKDTWSCKFNTDPRFRDCSVPEEPEDDDITQCTYEKTQKGRNCSVTEEPGAPDDDDIPHSSNGKTSKRRNSKQLQQVTPNKRRPPSERYFCLNDFQLFQETGMSKSSSEQLQQVTPAVPNTPPNWEMQPSLSSNERPFVPNQCQETDINQSYIPPLSNENTPTKQKPIGSETSALLQGSGDDDDDVIIIEDKGTSSSSVAPENKNYELHVKREENGGYDCNGIAQREMGTPQEAHDQESSKHTTDQEKESLKKYCGELFVKVKGLEEKVSDLENKYEQACKEINRLKECKVLQNLKEEPGTETQKPAEKNSNVDDMSLQLNGSSTEHD, from the exons ATGTGGCTGGGAAAAGACGCCATTGTCttcaccaaaaataaatctgGCATGCATGTGGGCATGTTATCCCAATCTTACTTGGAGAAGATCAATGCGCAGCACGTCCTGGTCCCGATTATATCGTTCAATGAACAAA GGCAGCTTGTACAGACGCCTGACTCTGAGGCAAATCTACAGGCAATAACCACTTACTCTCTGCTGAACAGTGAGCCAGAGCTCTTAGCTGAACTGGATGCCATTACTGGCCCAAAGGGAACGAGGATCATTATCTGGAACCTGAGAAG GGACACAAGTGGAGAGACAGAATTTGACTTTGAGACTGATGAATATGATATTCGGATTCCTGCAGAGACTGATGGGATGAATGAAAACTATAGGATGCAGGAAAGAGTGAACCAGACGGCCCCTGACTGTGACTTTTCTTTGAGA GCTTACTGTAAAATTTTGTATCTGAAACCAAGGATGCAGATTATTTTGAGAGGACAAAAGGTTCAGACACAGTTGGTCGCTAAAAACCTGGCTTATACAGAAAAAGATGTCTACAAGCCCAAATGTTTGCCA TCCTTGATCATAAAAATCACATTTGGATACAACTGCCGGAACAAGGAGCATTACGGAATAATGATGTACCATAAAAACAGGCTCATTAAGGCTTATAAAAGAGTTGGCTGCCAATTACAG GCTAATAATATGGGAGTTGGAGTTGTTGGTGTCGTCGAGTGCAACTTTCTAAAGCCCATACACAATAAGCAGGATTTTGATGATACAAAAGTCTACag GCTTACCCTGGCTGCATTAGGTACTAAACTGAATGATTACTGGAttgaaatgaaagcaaaaaagaGATCTGACCCCCTAAGTCGTCCTGTagaagatataca GAAAACACCTGACCAAAAATGGGTTCAGTGTGATGATTGTCTGAAATGGAGGAAACTGCCGGATGGAGTGGCAGTTTCAAAAAAAGACACCTGGTCCTGCAAGTTCAACACAGACCCGCGGTTCAG AGATTGTTCTGTGCCTGAGGAGCCTGAAGATGATGATATTACCCAGTGCACATATGAGAAGACCCAGAAGGGAAG AAACTGTTCTGTGACTGAGGAGCCTGGAGCtcctgatgatgatgatattcccCACTCTTCTAATGGGAAGACCAGTAAGAGAAG gaattCTAAACAGCTTCAGCAG GTGACGCCAAACAAACGTAGACCGCCTTCTGAAAGATATTTTTGTCTGAATGATTTTCAGCTATTCCAGGAGACTGGTATGAGTAAAAG cagTTCCGAACAGCTTCAGCAG GTGACACCAGCTGTACCAAATACACCACCGAATTGGGAAATGCAGCCATCTCTGAGTTCAAATGAAAGGCCTTTTGTGCCAAATCAATGTCAGGAGACTGATATCAACCAAAG TTATATACCTCCGTTATCAAATGAGAACACACCTACGAAGCAAAAGCCCATTGGATCAGAAACATCTGCTCTTCTTCAAGGGAgcggtgatgatgatgatgatgttatcATAATAGAAGATAAAGGTACCAGTTCAAGTTCGGTTGCCCCTGAAAATAAGAATTATGAGTTACatgttaaaagagaagaaaatggggGCTATGATTGTAATGGAATAGCCCAACGTGAAATGGGAACCCCACAAGAAGCCCATGACCAGGAAAGTTCCAAGCACACCACTGACCAAGAAAAAGAAAGTCTGAAAAAGTACTGCGGAGAGCTGTTTGTCAAGGTAAAAGGTTTAGAAGAGAAGGTCTCAGATCTGGAGAACAAATATGAACAGGCCTGTAAAGAAATCAACAGGCTGAAAGAGTGCAAGGTGCTGCAGAATCTGAAGGAAGAGCCAGGCACAGAGACCCAGAAACCAGCAGAGAAGAACAGCAACGTGGATGATATGTCTCTGCAGCTGAATGGATCTTCCACTGAACATGATTAG
- the LOC108707864 gene encoding MORC family CW-type zinc finger protein 3 isoform X1 produces MAADKGIRLSALNPKFLHTNSTSHTWPFSAFAELIDNAYDPDVNAKHIWIDQTAIKNNICLTFADDGNGMTLDKLYKMLSFGFSDKHEVKGHHPIGLYGNGFKSGSMWLGKDAIVFTKNKSGMHVGMLSQSYLEKINAQHVLVPIISFNEQRQLVQTPDSEANLQAITTYSLLNSEPELLAELDAITGPKGTRIIIWNLRRDTSGETEFDFETDEYDIRIPAETDGMNENYRMQERVNQTAPDCDFSLRAYCKILYLKPRMQIILRGQKVQTQLVAKNLAYTEKDVYKPKCLPSLIIKITFGYNCRNKEHYGIMMYHKNRLIKAYKRVGCQLQANNMGVGVVGVVECNFLKPIHNKQDFDDTKVYRLTLAALGTKLNDYWIEMKAKKRSDPLSRPVEDIQKTPDQKWVQCDDCLKWRKLPDGVAVSKKDTWSCKFNTDPRFRDCSVPEEPEDDDITQCTYEKTQKGRNCSVTEEPGAPDDDDIPHSSNGKTSKRRNSKQLQQVTPNKRRPPSERYFCLNDFQLFQETGMSKSSSEQLQQVTPAVPNTPPNWEMQPSLSSNERPFVPNQCQETDINQSYIPPLSNENTPTKQKPIGSETSALLQGSGDDDDDVIIIEDKGTSSSSVAPENKNYELHVKREENGGYDCNGIAQREMGTPQEAHDQESSKHTTDQEKESLKKYCGELFVKVKGLEEKVSDLENKYEQACKEINRLKECKVLQNLKEEPGTETQKPAEKNSNVDDMSLQLNGSSTEHD; encoded by the exons CTAAACCCCAAGTTCCTGCACACCAACTCCACAAGTCACACGTGGCCTTTCAGCGCATTCGCTGAACTTATAG ATAATGCCTATGATCCTGATGTTAATGCCAAGCACATATGGATTGACCAAACAgccattaaaaacaatatatgtcTGACATTTGCAGATGATGGAAATGGCATGACTCTTGATAAGTTGTATAAGATGCTCAG CTTTGGTTTCAGTGATAAACATGAAGTAAAGGGCCATCATCCAATCGGACTTTATGGAAATGGTTTTAAGTCAGGATCCATGTGGCTGGGAAAAGACGCCATTGTCttcaccaaaaataaatctgGCATGCATGTGGGCATGTTATCCCAATCTTACTTGGAGAAGATCAATGCGCAGCACGTCCTGGTCCCGATTATATCGTTCAATGAACAAA GGCAGCTTGTACAGACGCCTGACTCTGAGGCAAATCTACAGGCAATAACCACTTACTCTCTGCTGAACAGTGAGCCAGAGCTCTTAGCTGAACTGGATGCCATTACTGGCCCAAAGGGAACGAGGATCATTATCTGGAACCTGAGAAG GGACACAAGTGGAGAGACAGAATTTGACTTTGAGACTGATGAATATGATATTCGGATTCCTGCAGAGACTGATGGGATGAATGAAAACTATAGGATGCAGGAAAGAGTGAACCAGACGGCCCCTGACTGTGACTTTTCTTTGAGA GCTTACTGTAAAATTTTGTATCTGAAACCAAGGATGCAGATTATTTTGAGAGGACAAAAGGTTCAGACACAGTTGGTCGCTAAAAACCTGGCTTATACAGAAAAAGATGTCTACAAGCCCAAATGTTTGCCA TCCTTGATCATAAAAATCACATTTGGATACAACTGCCGGAACAAGGAGCATTACGGAATAATGATGTACCATAAAAACAGGCTCATTAAGGCTTATAAAAGAGTTGGCTGCCAATTACAG GCTAATAATATGGGAGTTGGAGTTGTTGGTGTCGTCGAGTGCAACTTTCTAAAGCCCATACACAATAAGCAGGATTTTGATGATACAAAAGTCTACag GCTTACCCTGGCTGCATTAGGTACTAAACTGAATGATTACTGGAttgaaatgaaagcaaaaaagaGATCTGACCCCCTAAGTCGTCCTGTagaagatataca GAAAACACCTGACCAAAAATGGGTTCAGTGTGATGATTGTCTGAAATGGAGGAAACTGCCGGATGGAGTGGCAGTTTCAAAAAAAGACACCTGGTCCTGCAAGTTCAACACAGACCCGCGGTTCAG AGATTGTTCTGTGCCTGAGGAGCCTGAAGATGATGATATTACCCAGTGCACATATGAGAAGACCCAGAAGGGAAG AAACTGTTCTGTGACTGAGGAGCCTGGAGCtcctgatgatgatgatattcccCACTCTTCTAATGGGAAGACCAGTAAGAGAAG gaattCTAAACAGCTTCAGCAG GTGACGCCAAACAAACGTAGACCGCCTTCTGAAAGATATTTTTGTCTGAATGATTTTCAGCTATTCCAGGAGACTGGTATGAGTAAAAG cagTTCCGAACAGCTTCAGCAG GTGACACCAGCTGTACCAAATACACCACCGAATTGGGAAATGCAGCCATCTCTGAGTTCAAATGAAAGGCCTTTTGTGCCAAATCAATGTCAGGAGACTGATATCAACCAAAG TTATATACCTCCGTTATCAAATGAGAACACACCTACGAAGCAAAAGCCCATTGGATCAGAAACATCTGCTCTTCTTCAAGGGAgcggtgatgatgatgatgatgttatcATAATAGAAGATAAAGGTACCAGTTCAAGTTCGGTTGCCCCTGAAAATAAGAATTATGAGTTACatgttaaaagagaagaaaatggggGCTATGATTGTAATGGAATAGCCCAACGTGAAATGGGAACCCCACAAGAAGCCCATGACCAGGAAAGTTCCAAGCACACCACTGACCAAGAAAAAGAAAGTCTGAAAAAGTACTGCGGAGAGCTGTTTGTCAAGGTAAAAGGTTTAGAAGAGAAGGTCTCAGATCTGGAGAACAAATATGAACAGGCCTGTAAAGAAATCAACAGGCTGAAAGAGTGCAAGGTGCTGCAGAATCTGAAGGAAGAGCCAGGCACAGAGACCCAGAAACCAGCAGAGAAGAACAGCAACGTGGATGATATGTCTCTGCAGCTGAATGGATCTTCCACTGAACATGATTAG